One Helicoverpa armigera isolate CAAS_96S chromosome 1, ASM3070526v1, whole genome shotgun sequence genomic window carries:
- the LOC110372486 gene encoding forkhead box protein F2 isoform X2: protein MKTEDQTTEEAARRAPATRRQEKPPFSYIALIVMAIRHSPNKRLTLSEIYAFLQQQFPFFRSSYQGWKNSVRHNLSLNECFVKLPKGLGRPGKGHYWTIDPSSEFMFEEGSFRRRPRGFRRKCQALKPQFGSGSYLCGGGVAALPPSQPPGYELAGGSGAGAGGSGSLEYGACAYSHASSGQQLAYGGEYCAYGAINEREWPLPYGAVEGGYRPPPVSPPPHHDLPDLIPNYQYAVANEHGRIDGAIPDYLSTFVT from the coding sequence ATGAAGACCGAGGACCAAACCACCGAGGAGGCGGCGCGCCGCGCGCCTGCCACGCGACGCCAGGAGAAACCACCCTTCTCCTACATCGCTCTCATAGTGATGGCCATCCGACACTCGCCCAACAAGAGGCTGACGCTCAGCGAAATCTATGCGTTCCTCCAGCAACAGTTTCCATTCTTCCGCAGCTCCTACCAGGGCTGGAAGAATTCCGTTCGCCACAATCTAAGTTTAAACGAATGTTTCGTGAAGTTGCCCAAGGGGCTCGGTAGGCCGGGGAAGGGTCACTACTGGACGATCGATCCGTCGTCGGAGTTCATGTTCGAGGAGGGTTCGTTCAGGCGGCGACCGCGCGGGTTCCGTCGGAAGTGCCAGGCGTTGAAGCCGCAGTTCGGGAGCGGGAGCTACCTGTGCGGGGGCGGCGTGGCGGCGCTGCCTCCGTCGCAGCCGCCGGGCTACGAGCTGGCCGGGGgcagcggcgccggcgcgggcgGCAGCGGGTCGCTGGAGTACGGCGCGTGCGCGTACTCGCACGCGAGCTCGGGCCAGCAGCTGGCGTACGGCGGCGAGTACTGCGCGTACGGCGCCATCAACGAGCGCGAGTGGCCGCTGCCGTACGGCGCCGTGGAGGGGGGCTACCGGCCGCCGCCCGTGTCGCCGCCGCCGCACCACGACCTGCCGGACCTCATCCCCAACTACCAGTATGCTGTAGCCAATGAACATG